The Stomatobaculum sp. F0698 genomic sequence TTAAAGGACTTTGCGGAGGCGGGTCTCTGCGGTACGGCTGCGGTCATCAGCCCGGTGGGCCGTGTCGTGAACGGCGACGAAGTCATTGACTTCCCCTCCGGCACAGAGAAGATGGGACCGGTGCTTCAGAAGCTCTACGATACGATTACGGGCATTCAGTCCGGTCACATTGCGGGACCGGAGGGCTGGATTCGCAAGATTTGCTGAGCAAAGAACGCTTGATACAAGTGAACAGAAAGTCCCCGCGCGAGTCTTCGGCGGGGACTTTTTCGTGAAGGAGGCAGGGTGCGGGAGAGTTATTCCTTTGGACCGGTCTTTGACCGGAACAGTCATACACTTATTTTGGGGAGTTTTCCCTCGGTGCAGTCAAGGGCGGCGGGCTTCTACTATGCGAACCCGCAGAACCGTTTCTGGCGCATGTTAGCGGCGGTCTACGGGGCGGAAGTGCCGGACAGTATAGAAGAAAAGCGGGCGCTGCTCCTTTCAAACGGGCTTGCCCTCTGGGACGTGCTGGAGCGCTGCGAGATTCAGGGGTCGAGCGATGCGAGCATACGGGGCGCGGTTCCGGTGGATATCGAGACGGTCACGAGAGAGGCAAAAATACGCCGCGTGCTTGTAAACGGCACGACCGCGGCGAAGTACTATGCGCGCTATCTGGAAGCGAAGACGGGAATTGCGGCTACCTGCCTGCCTTCGACCAGTCCGGCGAATGCGGCCTACCGCTTGGAGCGCCTCACGGCGCTCTGGGGTGCCGCGCTGCTTAAGGAGGAGGGCTGAATGGGTACTTGGTATGTGCTGCTACAGCGGTGGCATTTGGAAGTCGCTGTGGTGCTCGGTTTTCTCTTAGACCTCTTGCTCGGCGATCCGGAGCATTGGTTTCACCCGGTGCGTCTCATCGGGGGGCTCGTGCGGGAACTCGAGCGGCGGCTCTACCCGAAGGCGGGACCGCCGGTCACCGCCTTTTGGAACGGCCTCTTCCTCTGGCTCTGCTGTGTCGGCGCGGTCGGCGGGAGCGTGTATCTTTTGACCGGAGTGCTCCGGCAGCATTTCTTCTTGGCGGGCTTTGCCTTTGAAATCCTGCTTTCGTATCAGCTCCTCGCGGCGCGCTGCCTTTCGGACAGCGCAGCGGCGGTGGCGCGTGCCCTAAAGGAGGGCGGTCTCACGGCGGGGCGTAAGGCGGTGTCCTATATTGTGGGGCGGGACACGGAAGAACTCAGCGAGGCCGCTGTCATCCGGGCTACGGTCGAGACCGTTGCGGAAAACACTTCGGACGGGGAGATTGCACCCCTCTTTTTTCTCATTTTCTTCGGTGTGGCGGGCGGCTGGGTCTATAAGGCCGTGAATACCATGGATTCGATGCTCGGCTACAACAATGCGCGCTACCGTCTCTTCGGGAGAGCGGCAGCGCGCATGGATGATGTCTTCAATTGGATACCGGCAAGGCTTGCCGCGCTTTTTTTGATGCTTGCGGCGGCACTCGGCGGGCAGGATGCGGGCAATGCCCTTCGCATCTTTCGACGGGATCGCTACCGCCACGCGAGTCCGAACTCCGCGCAGACCGAGAGTGTCATGGCGGGGGCCCTCGGGGTCAGGCTTGCGGGACCCGCGCGGTACTTCGGTGAAATCAAGGACAAGCCCTACATCGGGGATGATACGCGGGACATCGAGACAGCGGATATTGCGCGCGCCAATCGCATGCTCTTCCTTGCGTCTTGGATCGGGCTGGTTGTCTTCCTCCTTGCCCGCGTGTTACTCGGGATGCTTATGGCCGGGCTTGCGCTTAAGCTGCAGCCCGCGGCGCTCGCATTGCCGAATTTACTTTAAGCGGAAGCTCACGTGCAGCCCCTCGGTGCGCTTCTCGAAGAGATTCGTGGAGTCGATGAAGGGGACAAATTTCTTGAACTGAAAGTTTCTCACGTCAAAGTCCGGGAATTGCTTGTTTAAGAAGTTTCCGAGCTGACTCGAGGGGATCCAGCCCTCCTCGTCCGAATTCTCCTCCCAAATCTGAATGAGGGCTTTTCGAACCGCTTTTAGGCGCATGCCCATGCCGGAGTTCGAGGCGTTGCCGCCCTTCTCGCTGTGCTCGCCCTCGCTGCTCTTTTCGGCCTGGGCCGGGAGCGGGTTTGCGGGCTGGTTCGCGCGGTAGAGGAGGTCTATGTATGAGAACTTACTGCAGGCGGAGATGAAGCTCTTCGGCGTTTTCTGCTCGCCCATGCCGAGCACAAAAATTTCGGATTCGCGGAGGCGCGCCGCGAGGCGCGTAAAGTCGGAGTCCGAGGAGACAATGCAGAAGCAATCAAAGCGTCCCTGATAGAGCAGGTCCATGGCATCAATGATGAGGGCGGAGTCCGAGGAATTCTTGCCCGACACATTGGAGTATTGCTGTATGGGTTGAACGGAGTTATCGAGTATCACATTGCGCCAGCTTCCCATCTGCGGTGTGGTCCAGTCCCCGTAGATGCGCTTGATGTTGACACTGCCGAGATTGTTGGCCTCGGAGAGCACGATGGGCAGGTACTTCGGCGCGATGTTTTCGGCATCAATCAGTACGGCGACGCGGCGCTCTCTCTCCTCATTGTTCATGCGAATATCCTTTCTCTTTTGACATAGCGCGCCGAGCTGCGCTATACTGGAAATACTCATTGTCAAGCGTGAGAATCGTAGTTATTGACACGCTTATTATAAGAAAGAGGAAAGAAATTGTCCATAAAAAGCTGGAAAGGAGCGCTGTTTGCGCTGGGTTTGGGATTTGGGGTCTGTGCGGCACTGCCGAGCAATGTGCGCGCAGAAGAGCAGAAGCTGATACAGACGGTTGAAAATCGCCTGCATCCGGATAGCGCAGCGCTTCCTCGCAGGGCTGAATACGGGTATGTGTCGGAGGACGCCAATGCGGTCATTGCGCGTCTGCTTTCCTACGAGACAGATGCCGAGCGCAAGGAGATGCGCAGGCAGTTCTATCTGAACAGCGTCTGGTATCGTCAGGACGCGCAGTATGTCGATGAGAACGGCAAGCCCTATCTCCTGGTCTATGAGGGTGCGGCTTCCGACCGGAAAAAGCTGAGCTATGAATTGCTCGCAGGTCTCCCCTTCTTTTCAAATGCCAATGTCTTGATTACGACCAAGGGCGATAAGCTGATTGCGGCCGTTGAGCTGGGGCGGCCCTTTTCGGAGGCGGAGGCCTACCGGAATTACCGGAACTTACTCCGTCTGCAGGGCCTCACGGAAGAAGTGAAGGCGCAGACCGCGGGTAAGACCCAGCGGGAAAAGGCGCAGTTTATTTGCGACACGGTCGCAAAGCGCCTCAACTACGACTACAGTCTGCAGCAGAACTGCCTGCAGGATGTCGTGGTATCGCAGCGCACGGCCTGTGTGGGCTATAACGGTTTGACCGAGCTCCTGTTTCGGAGTGTCGGACTCTCCTATGTGAACATGATTGCAAACAACCGGGAGACCGGTGTCATGCACATCTTCGGAACATCCAAGATCGACGGAAACTGGCTGATCTTTGATACGAGTAACTACGACAACGAGAGCGGCCCCCTTGATACGAGCTATATCTTCTCGGAGCTTGAGCATGAGGCAAAGGGCTACCGCGACTTTAAACTCCTGCAGGGAGAGAGACTGAACTGATGGACCTCTTTGACTATATGCGCGAGAATGCGCTCCGGCAGGAGGCACCGCTTGCCGTGCGCATGCGGCCCCGAAGCTTGGAGGAGATTGCGGGGCAGACGCATATCCTCGGCGAGGGAAAGCTTCTGTACCGTGCCGTGCGGGCGGATGCCGTGGGATCCATGATTCTCTACGGACCGCCGGGCAGCGGAAAAACTACGATTGCGGAAGTCATATCCCGCGAGACCAAATCCGAATTTTGTCGCCTGAACGCGACGACGGCCGGCAAAAAAGAGATGGAGGAAGTGATTCAAGAAGCCCGCGAGAACTTTGGGCGCGGCAAGCGAACCCCCCTCTTTGTCGACGAGATACACCGCTTCCACAAGGGGCAGCAGGACTTTCTGCTCCCCTATGTGGAGGACGGCACTGTTGCGCTGATCGGCGCGACAACCGAAAATCCTTTTTTTGAAGTCAATGCAGCGCTGCTTTCGCGCTCCCGCATTTTTGAATTGAAACCACTTGCGGCGGCGGATATCGCAGCGCTGCTTCGTCGTGCCATGGCGGATAAGGAGCGCGGTTACGGGAACTGGCGCGCCGAACTCACGGAGGAGGCCTGCGCCTTTCTTTCGGATGCCGCGGGGGGCGATGCGCGGACCGCGCTGAATGCGCTGGAACTCGCGATGAAGACGACGCCGCCGGATGCGGACGGCGTGATTAGCCTTTCGCTGTCCGTTGCGGAGGAGAGCATACAGAAGCGCGCCGTACGCTACGACAAGGACGGCGACAATCACTACGACACGATTTCCGCCTTTATCAAGAGCATGCGGGGCTCGGACCCGGATGCCGCAATTTACTATCTGGCGCGCATGCTCTATGCCGGCGAAGACCCGCGCTTTCTCGCGCGGCGCATTGTAATCTGTGCGGCGGAGGATGTGGGAAATGCGGACCCGATGGCGCTGGTGGTCGCGGAGAGCATGGCCGCGGCGCTTGACCGCATCGGCATGCCCGAGGGGAAGCTCTTACTCAGTCAGGCCTGCCTCTATGTGGCCTCGGCGCCGAAATCCAATGCGGCGACCACGGCGATTTTTTCGGCACTGGAGCTCGCGGAGCGCACGGCGACGGCGCCGATTCCGCCTTATTTACAGGATGCCCACTACCGCGGGCATGAGCAGCTCGGCAGAGGCAAGGGCTATCTCTATCCGCATGACTTCCCGGGCAACTATGTGGCCCAGGACTATCTGCCGGAGAGCCTGCGGGGAAGCGCACTTTACCGACCGAGCGACAACGGAAAAGAAGCCGAAATCAAAGCGCGGCTTAAAAGGCTGAAGACAGCGGGAGAGGAGGGCCATGACGGAAGAAAGACTTGAGAGCCTAAGCCTCACGGAACTCAGAGAGCTCGCGAGAGAGCGCGGCCTCTCCGGCGTGAGTGCGCTCAGAAAGCAGGACTTGATTCAAAAACTGAAGGGAGAGCCGCGGAGCCGAATTGAGCAGGCGGTCTCCGAGCTTCCGCCCGAGCTCCGGGAGGCGGCGGACGGCGGAAACCTCGCCTCGGGCCTTTTGGAGATTGTGAGCGAGGGGGGCTTCGGCTTTCTCCGCTCGGCGAATTACCTCCCGGGCGAAGAGGATGTCTATGTCTCGCCCTCGCAGATACGGCGTTTTCGTCTGAGAACCGGAGATCTGGTGACCGGGGTGAAGCGCCTTCGCGGCGAAAAGGAGCGCTACAGCGCCCTGCTCTATGTGAATACGGTAAACGGCGTGCGCGCAGCGGAGCTGCGCCGCGCAAACTTTGAGGAGATGACCCCGATTTTTCCGAGCGAGCGTATACCGCTTTCGGAAGGGGCTGAGTCCACGCTTTCCCTCCGAGTGATCGACCTGATTGCGCCGATCGGCAAGGGGCAGCGCGGTCTTATCGTCGCGCCGCCGAAGGCCGGCAAAACCACACTCTTAAAGGAAATCGCGAAGGCCGTGCGGCGCACGCGTCCCGAGATTCATCTCATTGTGCTTTTGATCGACGAGAGACCGGAGGAGGTCACGGACATCAAGGAGTACATCGCGGATCCGGAGGTCGAGGTCATCTACTCGACTTTTGACCGGGAGCCGGAGCAGCACAGAAGGGTTGCCGAAATGGCAATCGAGCGGGCGCGCCGCATCACGGAGCAGCACAGGGATGTGATGATACTGCTCGACTCGATTACGCGCCTTGCGCGCGCCTACAATCTCACGGTCACGCCTTCGGGGCGCACGCTTTCGGGCGGTCTGGATCCGGCCTCGCTCTATATGCCGAAGCGTTTCTTCGGCGCGGCGCGGAATATGCGGGAGGGCGGAAGCCTCACGATACTCGCGACCGCTCTTGTCGAGACCGGCAGCCGCATGGACGATGTTATTTACGAGGAGTTCAAGGGCACCGGCAACATGGAGCTCATGCTGGATCGCCGCCTTGCGGAGCGGCGCATTTTTCCGGCAATCGATATCGCGCGGAGCGGAACCCGGAGAGAGGAGCTGTTGCTCTCTCCGCTTGCGCAGAGCAGTGTCGCGAAACTCAGGAGGATGCGGGGCAACGGCAGCGGGGAACAGCAGACGGAACAGATATTGGAGCTCTTTTCGGAGAGTGCGGACAACGAAACCCTCTTAAAACGGCTTCGGGACGGCAAATAAAAGCGTTTTCCGGACTTGCGGAGCGTTGACAAGCATGTTATACTGTGAAAGCTGTTTTTCTATGGGAATGGGAACGGAAAAGCGGTTCGCCGCTTTCATAAAAGATCAAGATTAAAGTGAGGTGAAACAAATGAAAGAGGGAATCCATCCGAATTACTACCAGGCAACGGTGACTTGCAACTGCGGCAACACCTTTGTGACCGGTTCCACGAAGCCGGAGATTCACGTTGAGGTCTGCTCCAAGTGCCACAGCTTCTACACCGGTCAGCAGAAGACCGCCGGCGCGCGCGGACGCATTGAGAAGTTCAACAAGAAGTACGGCGTGAAGGGCGAGTAAAAAATAAACAGGGGACAGGGGCTGAGGGTAGACTCAGCCCCTGTTTTACGTTAAAACGCTTCAGAGAGGAGGCGAAGTATGGCGAAACAAAAATACTCCGGCATCGGCGGACAGGCGATACTGGAAGGCATCATGATGAAGAACGGGGAGTATTACGCCTGCGCGGTGCGCCGCGAAGATAAGAGCATTGCGGTGGACCGGCAGCGCTACGTGAGTCTCACGGATCGTTATCCGCTCTTTCGACTGCCCTTTGTGCGCGGCGTGTTCAGCTTTGCGGATTCCATGATACTCGGTATGCGCGCGCTGAACTGGTCGGCGGAGATTTATGCGGAGGGAGAGGAGGAAGAGGAGGAACCCTCGAAGTTTGAGCGCTTCCTTGAGAAGGCCTTCGGCGAAAAGGCCATGAAGGTGATGATGGGTGTCATCATGGCGCTTTCCTTCCTCGCGGCCATCGGCATTTTCATGCTGCTGCCCATGTTTCTGGCGGGACTTCTGCGCCGCGTTCTCGCAAACGAGACCTTGATTGCGGTTTTGGAAGGCGTATTCCGCATTCTGATTTTTATCCTCTACATCAAGGCAATCTCGCGGATGGAGGATATACACCGCACCTTTATGTACCACGGGGCCGAGCATAAGTGCATCAACTGCGTGGAGCACGGGCTCCCGCTCACGGTCGAGAACGTGATGAAGAGCTCCAAGGAGCACAAGCGCTGCGGGACCAGCTTCATCCTGATTGTGATGATGATCTCGATTCTCTTTTTCATTGTGATACGGCCGGAGACTCTTTTACTCCGTGCGGTATCGCGCATCCTCTTAATGCCGGTGATTGCGGGCGTCTCCTATGAGTTTCTCCGCTTTACAGGCACGCATGACTCCGCATTCGTGAATGCGCTGAGTCGTCCGGGCATGTGGATGCAGGGACTTACCACGACGGAACCGACGCCCGAAATGGCGGAAGTCGCAATTCAGGCGGTCGAGGCGGTTTTTGACTGGAGAGAGTATCTGAGAAAGAACTTTGATGCGACGTTTCCGGAGACGGAGACAAACGCATGAGTGCAGAGACCCTTCGGGAAGCAGAGCGCCGCGGGGCGGAAACCCTCGCGGCGGCGGGCAGAGAAGAAGCCGCGCAGAACGCGCGGCTTCTTCTCTGCCATGTGCTGAACTTTAACTTTACGGATTATGTGCTCGCGCGGGAAGACTTGCTTTCGCCGCACGACGCCGTGCGCTACGAGGAATTGCTTACGCGCCGGGCAAGCGGCGTGCCGCTCCAGTACCTGACAAGGGAACAGAATTTCTGCGGCCTGTCCCTCTATGTGGATGAGCGGGTACTGATTCCGCGCCAGGACACCGAGTGTCTGGTCGAGGAAGTACTGCGGGACGGGGCGCGGGGAGCACTCCTTGACCTCTGTACGGGAAGCGGCTGCATTCCGCTGGCGCTTCTGAAGCACGGGAACTTTTCGTGTGCGCTCGGCGCGGACATTTCTGCGGAGGCGCTTGCGGTCGCGGAGATAAACCGCGCGCGTACGGGCCTGCCGCTTCTCTTCCGGCAGTCGGATCTCTTTTCGGAAATTCCGGAGCGCTTTGATGTGATCACGGCTAATCCGCCCTATATCGAGAGCGCGGAGATAGAGAGCTTGAGCGTTGAAGTGCGAGATCACGAGCCGCGGCTTGCGCTCGACGGGGCGGCGGACGGCCTCGCCTTTTACCGCCGCCTCGCTGCGGAGAGCGGCGCACATTTAAAGCCGGGCGGCAGACTTTATCTGGAAATCGGCATGTCGCAGGGGGCGGCGGTGGCTTCGCTTCTCGAGGCGGCCGCATTTTCGGACATACAAATCATTCGGGATCTCGCGGGGCGGGATCGCATTGTGAAAGGGAGCATGCATGCTGGAGGAACATCTGAGCGAGGCGCTGCGCCGCTATGAGGAAGTGATGGCAGAGCTCTCCGTGCCGGAAACCCACGGAGACAGCGCGCTCTTACAGCGACTTTTAAAGGAACAGGCGGAACTTTCTCCCCTGGTCTCCTGTGTCGAGGCACTGCGTAGCGCCGAACAGAGGGAGGCGGAGGCGCTCTCCATGCTCGGCGAGGAGAAAGACGAAGAGCTTAGGGCGCTCGCGAAGGAGGAGCTTTGGGAGGCGCGGCGCGAAAAGGAAGCGCAGGCGGCAAAACTCAAAGAATTGCTCCTGCCGAAGGATCCGAACGACGAGAAAAACGTGGTGCTCGAGATTCGTGCGGGCGCGGGCGGCGATGAGGCGGCGCTCTTTGCGGCGGAGCTTTTTCGCATGTACCGCCAGTACGCGGAACACCGCGGCTGGAAGGTTGAGATTGATGACTTCCACGAGAGCGGGCTCGGCGGCATGAAGGAAGTCATCGCGACGGTGCGCGGGCGGGGCGCGTTTTCGCGGCTCAAGTTTGAGTCCGGCGTGCACCGCGTGCAGCGCGTCCCGGCGACCGAGGCGGGCGGGCGCATCCACACGAGCACCGCGAGTGTGGCCGTGATGCCGGAGGCGGAAGAAGTCGATGTGCAGCTTGATTTAAAAGATGTGCGCATCGACGTGATGCGTGCATCCGGAAACGGCGGTCAGTGCGTCAACACGACGGATTCGGCGGTGCGCTTAACGCACTACCCGACCGGCATTGTGATCTACTCGCAGACCGAGAAGTCACAGCTCCAGAATAAGGAGAAGGCCTTCCGCCTGCTTCGGAGTAAGCTCTACGCGCTGGAACTCGAGCGGCGGCAGAATGAGACCGCGGAGGCGCGGCGCGCCCAGATCGGGAGCGGCGACCGCTCGGAAAAGATACGAACCTATAACTTTCCGCAGGGGCGCGTGACCGACCACAGGATTAAACTCACGCTCTACAACATAGAGCGCGTCATGGACGGCGATTTGGATGAAATTCTGGATGCCCTGATTCACGCCTCGCGCGCTGCGGAGCTCGCCGGAAGCGCCGACTCGGAAAGCGCTGGAAAAGGGAGCGGGAATTCGCTATGATGAGACTGGCATCGCGATAAAGACCTAAGGGGGACAGAAAAATGAACGAGACTAAGCCCGGCATTGAGGCGCTCTACGGAGAAGAGAGCGAGAGCGCGCGGAAGCGCTATGCGCATTTGCAAGAAAAGTTTACGGAGGAATTCGGCGCGGCAGAGCTCCGCTATTTCTCCGCGCCGGGAAGAACGGAGATTATCGGAAACCACACGGATCACAACGGCGGTAAGATACTGGCGGGCAGCATTACGCTCGACACCATCTGTGCCGCGGCACCGACCGATGACGGTATTATTACGATTGTGAGCGAGGGCTATCGCCCGGTCTCGGTAGACACCAAGGCGCTCTCGGAGACCCCGAAGGAAGACGGTTCCAGGTCCCTGGTTGCGGGCATGGCGGAGGCTGCGGAGAACTTCGGTTACAAGGTGGGCGGTTTTCGCGCCTATGTGACGAGCGAAGTCATTGCCTCGGCGGGCGTTTCGAGCTCGGCTTCGTTTGAGATGCTGGTCTGCACCGTACTCAATGCCTTTTATAACGAGGGCAAGATGAGCATTGCGGACTATGCGCGCATGGGCCAGTACGCGGAGAACCACTGGTGGAACAAGAGCTCCGGCTTAATGGACCAGATGGCCTGCGCGGCGGGCGGCGTGATTTTTCTCGATTTCTCCGAGGGAGTCCGCTACGAGACCATAGACTTCGCCTTCGACGACTACGACATGGATCTCTTTATCCTGAACACCGGCAAGGGGCATGCGGATCTCACCGAAGAGTACTCCTCCATCCCGCACGAGATGTATGCGGTCGCGGAAAAGCTCGGCGAGAGCCGGCT encodes the following:
- the prmC gene encoding peptide chain release factor N(5)-glutamine methyltransferase translates to MSAETLREAERRGAETLAAAGREEAAQNARLLLCHVLNFNFTDYVLAREDLLSPHDAVRYEELLTRRASGVPLQYLTREQNFCGLSLYVDERVLIPRQDTECLVEEVLRDGARGALLDLCTGSGCIPLALLKHGNFSCALGADISAEALAVAEINRARTGLPLLFRQSDLFSEIPERFDVITANPPYIESAEIESLSVEVRDHEPRLALDGAADGLAFYRRLAAESGAHLKPGGRLYLEIGMSQGAAVASLLEAAAFSDIQIIRDLAGRDRIVKGSMHAGGTSERGAAPL
- the rpmE gene encoding 50S ribosomal protein L31, which translates into the protein MKEGIHPNYYQATVTCNCGNTFVTGSTKPEIHVEVCSKCHSFYTGQQKTAGARGRIEKFNKKYGVKGE
- a CDS encoding NYN domain-containing protein, producing the protein MSISSIAQLGALCQKRKDIRMNNEERERRVAVLIDAENIAPKYLPIVLSEANNLGSVNIKRIYGDWTTPQMGSWRNVILDNSVQPIQQYSNVSGKNSSDSALIIDAMDLLYQGRFDCFCIVSSDSDFTRLAARLRESEIFVLGMGEQKTPKSFISACSKFSYIDLLYRANQPANPLPAQAEKSSEGEHSEKGGNASNSGMGMRLKAVRKALIQIWEENSDEEGWIPSSQLGNFLNKQFPDFDVRNFQFKKFVPFIDSTNLFEKRTEGLHVSFRLK
- the cbiB gene encoding adenosylcobinamide-phosphate synthase CbiB, with product MGTWYVLLQRWHLEVAVVLGFLLDLLLGDPEHWFHPVRLIGGLVRELERRLYPKAGPPVTAFWNGLFLWLCCVGAVGGSVYLLTGVLRQHFFLAGFAFEILLSYQLLAARCLSDSAAAVARALKEGGLTAGRKAVSYIVGRDTEELSEAAVIRATVETVAENTSDGEIAPLFFLIFFGVAGGWVYKAVNTMDSMLGYNNARYRLFGRAAARMDDVFNWIPARLAALFLMLAAALGGQDAGNALRIFRRDRYRHASPNSAQTESVMAGALGVRLAGPARYFGEIKDKPYIGDDTRDIETADIARANRMLFLASWIGLVVFLLARVLLGMLMAGLALKLQPAALALPNLL
- a CDS encoding DNA-deoxyinosine glycosylase → MRESYSFGPVFDRNSHTLILGSFPSVQSRAAGFYYANPQNRFWRMLAAVYGAEVPDSIEEKRALLLSNGLALWDVLERCEIQGSSDASIRGAVPVDIETVTREAKIRRVLVNGTTAAKYYARYLEAKTGIAATCLPSTSPANAAYRLERLTALWGAALLKEEG
- the rho gene encoding transcription termination factor Rho, with amino-acid sequence MTEERLESLSLTELRELARERGLSGVSALRKQDLIQKLKGEPRSRIEQAVSELPPELREAADGGNLASGLLEIVSEGGFGFLRSANYLPGEEDVYVSPSQIRRFRLRTGDLVTGVKRLRGEKERYSALLYVNTVNGVRAAELRRANFEEMTPIFPSERIPLSEGAESTLSLRVIDLIAPIGKGQRGLIVAPPKAGKTTLLKEIAKAVRRTRPEIHLIVLLIDERPEEVTDIKEYIADPEVEVIYSTFDREPEQHRRVAEMAIERARRITEQHRDVMILLDSITRLARAYNLTVTPSGRTLSGGLDPASLYMPKRFFGAARNMREGGSLTILATALVETGSRMDDVIYEEFKGTGNMELMLDRRLAERRIFPAIDIARSGTRREELLLSPLAQSSVAKLRRMRGNGSGEQQTEQILELFSESADNETLLKRLRDGK
- a CDS encoding DUF1385 domain-containing protein encodes the protein MAKQKYSGIGGQAILEGIMMKNGEYYACAVRREDKSIAVDRQRYVSLTDRYPLFRLPFVRGVFSFADSMILGMRALNWSAEIYAEGEEEEEEPSKFERFLEKAFGEKAMKVMMGVIMALSFLAAIGIFMLLPMFLAGLLRRVLANETLIAVLEGVFRILIFILYIKAISRMEDIHRTFMYHGAEHKCINCVEHGLPLTVENVMKSSKEHKRCGTSFILIVMMISILFFIVIRPETLLLRAVSRILLMPVIAGVSYEFLRFTGTHDSAFVNALSRPGMWMQGLTTTEPTPEMAEVAIQAVEAVFDWREYLRKNFDATFPETETNA
- a CDS encoding galactokinase, producing MNETKPGIEALYGEESESARKRYAHLQEKFTEEFGAAELRYFSAPGRTEIIGNHTDHNGGKILAGSITLDTICAAAPTDDGIITIVSEGYRPVSVDTKALSETPKEDGSRSLVAGMAEAAENFGYKVGGFRAYVTSEVIASAGVSSSASFEMLVCTVLNAFYNEGKMSIADYARMGQYAENHWWNKSSGLMDQMACAAGGVIFLDFSEGVRYETIDFAFDDYDMDLFILNTGKGHADLTEEYSSIPHEMYAVAEKLGESRLADVSELVLLTTLGGMREKLGNDRALLRALHFFEENKRVDEAREAVAAGNSDKLLQLMGESGKSSYEWLQNAYCTEDTKEQSIPLALCLTELFLKRCARGTCRIHGGGFAGVIMAILPKEEREDYTAFMSQFFGKENIYRMGLRRYGAVEVSL
- the prfA gene encoding peptide chain release factor 1; protein product: MLEEHLSEALRRYEEVMAELSVPETHGDSALLQRLLKEQAELSPLVSCVEALRSAEQREAEALSMLGEEKDEELRALAKEELWEARREKEAQAAKLKELLLPKDPNDEKNVVLEIRAGAGGDEAALFAAELFRMYRQYAEHRGWKVEIDDFHESGLGGMKEVIATVRGRGAFSRLKFESGVHRVQRVPATEAGGRIHTSTASVAVMPEAEEVDVQLDLKDVRIDVMRASGNGGQCVNTTDSAVRLTHYPTGIVIYSQTEKSQLQNKEKAFRLLRSKLYALELERRQNETAEARRAQIGSGDRSEKIRTYNFPQGRVTDHRIKLTLYNIERVMDGDLDEILDALIHASRAAELAGSADSESAGKGSGNSL
- a CDS encoding replication-associated recombination protein A, whose product is MDLFDYMRENALRQEAPLAVRMRPRSLEEIAGQTHILGEGKLLYRAVRADAVGSMILYGPPGSGKTTIAEVISRETKSEFCRLNATTAGKKEMEEVIQEARENFGRGKRTPLFVDEIHRFHKGQQDFLLPYVEDGTVALIGATTENPFFEVNAALLSRSRIFELKPLAAADIAALLRRAMADKERGYGNWRAELTEEACAFLSDAAGGDARTALNALELAMKTTPPDADGVISLSLSVAEESIQKRAVRYDKDGDNHYDTISAFIKSMRGSDPDAAIYYLARMLYAGEDPRFLARRIVICAAEDVGNADPMALVVAESMAAALDRIGMPEGKLLLSQACLYVASAPKSNAATTAIFSALELAERTATAPIPPYLQDAHYRGHEQLGRGKGYLYPHDFPGNYVAQDYLPESLRGSALYRPSDNGKEAEIKARLKRLKTAGEEGHDGRKT